The Pseudodesulfovibrio senegalensis genome contains the following window.
CTGTGTCCTTTCCCTGCTGGCGTTGTGGCGTCCCGAGCTGTTCACGTGGATCAGGCCGCATATCCCGTTGGGGCTGGGCATTATCATGTTCGGCATGGGGCTGACCCTCGATTTCGGTGATTTTCGGGACATTCTGCGCAAGTGGAAGCTGGTGGGGTTGGGCATGATCCTGCAATACACCATCATGCCGCTGCTCGCCGTGGGCATTTCCATCATGCTGGATCTGCCCGAGGCCGCCATGGTTGGCATGGTCGTTGTTGGTGCGTGCCCGGGCGGCACGGCTTCCAACGTGATCGCCTACATTGCCCGGGCCAACGTGCCGCTTTCCGTGACCATGACCCTTGCCTCCACGGCCCTTGCGCCCATATTTACGCCGCTGGTCATTTATGTTGTTCTAGACAGGCAGATATCCATAGATTTCTGGGGTATGATGGATTCGGTCTTCTGGATTGTTGTTTTCCCGCTGCTGGACGGCCTGATCCTGCGGCGGCTGCTGCGCAAACGACTCGATCCCGTGCTGCACTGGTTCCCGTCCGTATCTATCGTTGTCATTTCCCTGCTGATCGCCTGTATCATCGGCCTTAACAAAGACAGCCTGCTGGCTTTCCCCTTGCTGGTGTTTGCGGCCGTGGCTCTGCACAATGTGTTTGGGCTGGGAGCCGGATACCTTGCCGCGCGCATGGCTGGGTGCGACAAGCGCGACGCCCGGACCATGGCCATTGAGGTGGGCATGCAGAATTCCGGATTGGGCGTGGCCCTTGCCAGTTCCTTTTTTTCCGCAGCCAGCGCGCTGCCCGGTGCGTTGTTCAGCCTGTGGCACAATGTCACCGGCGTTTCTCTTGCCAGTTACTGGCGTCGTTCCGACTCCTGATCGTGATTTTGAGCCCTCATTTTTGACGTTCCATACTTGACCTGTGTCACCTTTTCTGCAATAGTATTCACTTAGTTCTATTGAGAATGTTTTCTTATACTGAATTTGAGGGAGGTCTTCATGAAACGGGTTACGGTATCATTGGCTGTTGCGGTCCTTTTTGCCTTCATTGCGTCCAGCGCGTTTGCGCATTTCGGCATGCTGGTTCCTGATACGGACGAGGTTACGCAGGCCAAGCGAGACATTAATCTTGTCCTGAGTTTTTCTCATCCTTTCGAGGGAAATGGC
Protein-coding sequences here:
- a CDS encoding bile acid:sodium symporter family protein, which encodes MIRMIPILIERGFLPIACVLSLLALWRPELFTWIRPHIPLGLGIIMFGMGLTLDFGDFRDILRKWKLVGLGMILQYTIMPLLAVGISIMLDLPEAAMVGMVVVGACPGGTASNVIAYIARANVPLSVTMTLASTALAPIFTPLVIYVVLDRQISIDFWGMMDSVFWIVVFPLLDGLILRRLLRKRLDPVLHWFPSVSIVVISLLIACIIGLNKDSLLAFPLLVFAAVALHNVFGLGAGYLAARMAGCDKRDARTMAIEVGMQNSGLGVALASSFFSAASALPGALFSLWHNVTGVSLASYWRRSDS